Genomic window (Vitis riparia cultivar Riparia Gloire de Montpellier isolate 1030 chromosome 4, EGFV_Vit.rip_1.0, whole genome shotgun sequence):
AGTGTGGTTAATCTTTGTTTGAGTTTGAAAGTTAGAGGATTAGTTGTTGGAGGACTAGTTTTAATTGAAGGAATTTGCACCTTACCTTCTAAAATTACCTCTTCTTCTATGATGGCTTCTTCTAATTCCTCTTTGGCTAAAGGCTTGATTGTTGTTGAGTTGTTGTGTCTCTTTAGTGAGATAAACATATTTAAAGTTCTATAAGGACATGATAAATTATGAAAAGATAGATATGGTCATTTAGATAAAAGAGTGATACGAAATTCCTTGTAATTGTCTTCAAGTCCTTCTAAGACTTGAAAGACTTTACCAACATCTAACAATGGCTTTTCTATTTCAATGAGCTTGTCGTAGATTccttgaattttcaaatatagtCATCAAGTGAAAGTGTTCCTTTTAATAGACCATACAACCCATTTTTGAGTTGTAtgcctcattttctttggtgttAAGTAACAACTACTCTTAAAGAAAACTCCAACTTGAGTATGTTGTATACCTATCATAAATCATACTAAGAACATCTTCGTTGATATTTGCAAAAGGCCAAGAAGTGAGCAAACCTTCTTTGCTAATTCACGCATccatatttggatttttttttttttttttttcttaccaaTAGAATCAATGATTTCATCTATTGATTTGTTAAGTTTGGTGCTAGATGCTCTAAGCCAAAACTATGAACAATGGAAGTATTAGTGATTTCAAGAGGAGAAAATTTAAGATGGAAGGATTGATGGAGATCAAGCTAGAGCATTGGTAGAATAAGTGGATAGAAAGTTTAGGTTCTTCCAAAATGATTGAGGAActttgctctgataccatttcaaacaatataaaaaagataaacttttaaaggaaaataatggaGTTGTgtatcatattttcttaaagGAAATAGAAAGTTCATATACAAGAGAGCTCCCCACTAATAAAGGACTATTTCAAGAACAATTATGAAGATTTGGATTCTTAAGATATTGCTAATTCTTTCCAAGTTCTTTAGCTTGATTTATGGAGACATTGTGAGGAATCTTTTCAATTAAATGGTCTGCCATTTGAGGGCTTCGAGACGAGAGTAGAATGGTCATCTTCAATGAGAAAGAGGGGTTTGTAGGTAAGCTTCAAAGTATTGGCCGAGTCTAGTACAACTTGGTCGAGGCAAATCCATATCAGACCTATCCATACCAAGTCCGATGCTCGATACCATCTTCAACATAGACtcaaccaagaagaagaagaaagaaagaaagaaacatctTCGTGTCAGTACTATCATTGTGGTAACTGAACGATGAGAAACATCATATTCTTCTATCCACGACAATCTTCCCAATGTCAGTGTTGCCTCTCCTTACTAGATCTCCGTAGTGTTTGCAATGTTGTTTGGGTATGTGCTAAAGAGAGCTTTTGCCTCTGCAAACTAGGTATCCTCTCTCATGGTGTGGATGAGTGGCATGGAGAAAGTGGTGTGGAGAAGTGGTGTTTGGTGTTGGGAATTTGAAGAAAAGGGCTAAATGTATTGTTTTATATAACAGtgatttattatttcaaatattcatgTATTTGCATCAATTTGTGTTATATGCCAAATTGATGTGTTTGGCATtgggaatttgaaaaaaaaaaaaaaaaaaaaaaaaagagctatTTGATTAGAAGGGTCATTGAAAACtcaattttggaaatctaaaccttcacattttgataaaaatgccctcattctttttttggtaaaaataaccctttcttttaaaacccacatgtaaatacttgaaataatcaAGGGCATTTATGTCAAAATGAATTACTCTTCAAGGAAAAACatggagaaggaaaaagaaatttgaaatcctCTATTGTATTCTACTCTTCCCAAGCCTCTAAGGTTGTATCTAAAACAAATTCCAAACCAAACAATATCCATAACTCATAACACCTTGCCTTCAAAATGTActagtaaatatttttctattacttCAAAAAATACTCATAATACTCAACACAAACTTAGAGTCTGTTTGGAACTGCTTTTAcaaacagttttttattcttaaaaacaaaaaaaaaaaaaatgttttcaacacTCGAAAAcacatttggattttttttttttttttggaaaatagggAATTTTCTTAAAcctattttaatcatttttggttattttcacttgtttccaagagttgtttaaaaaaaaataactatacaaatataaagaatgattaaaatgcattataaataaataaaaaatacttttaaaaagtatttgaaaacatagaaaatagtttcaaaatatttcaaattcccaaacaaacttttattctagaaaatataagaaaattattttaaatactattctcaaaaactattttttaagaattgatttcaaaattctcaaacacACCCTTAattcttatttgttttatatagtTAATACTTAgaactttatttacaaatattctaaaattcctatataaaaaatgaataaatccttttaaaactctctctctctctctctctctctctctctctctctctctatatatatatatatatatatatatatatatatatatattagatccAACTATATATAGAGGTGAACTTGAGTTACCAAAAGTaacaaatcaagccaaataaATAATGGGTGGATGTCTTGAACCCAAGTAGTCAACTATGTAGAgttattaattttgttaaaagttTAAACTATTATGATTTGTCACATTCTCTAACAAAATTAATGGATTAATCTATATAGATACGAGTGTAACAATGACAAATGGGAAAAGTGTGTTCCCATacactaatatgaaaaaaaaaaaaccataaaatatgaacttaagtttataaaatgcaaatttcaagtagatatttaaaaaaaaattagtatttcatgtcatttttagtcaaaggtaatattttgattattcaaGTACCACATTTTAGTGATATAGGTACTACCTTTTACGGATGAGTACatgaaacttgaattatttttagaaggtttctattttgtgattatttttatatgagtgtGTGAAAAATCACTTTTTCCATGACAAATTCTTTGTAATTATTGTATGTGAAGATATAGAgcttattttaactttaagaacatatttttattatctgaacaaaaaataagaaaaagaaaaagaaaaacaagaaatagtTTATGGAGAAGAAAGAGATTATTTGCTCAAGTTTGTCTAGAGAACAAAGATGGTGGTCTATCATTCcatattctttgaaaacaaacttcaaatatgatatttctAGAATTGGCTTGTTCCCATCTTTGAATAGTTGCTATAGTTTTCTTGTTCataatgatgaaaattaaacatttcccaatttttatatataagcaCTTTCTTTAATAACAACTTACTCAAATCCACCACCAGATATGCATAGAGGTGGAGTTCATTACAGACTTGGTGCCCGTAATATCCCTCTTATCTTGACGTCCCTTACCATGGAGCTTAAGGCTATTCCTCCACTTTTAATGCAAAAATCAAGCccacaaaatgaaaaatttagtagtgttttttttttagggatcAAGCCTTCATCAATTCTTGATTACACCCTAATTAATCATTCTGCATGCATTGAtgataaaagataatatttggAAGAGTTATTCcttttatacaataatacatACAAAAGGATTGTACCCTTTAAGAGtctatttgacaatgattctaaaATGCACATTTAGCCTAAAAAATGtcttcaaaaaaatatcaagtgtttgaaaaattttaggaaacgtttttaaaaatatgaaaaatcacttaagctatttttggttcctagaaaatactaagaaaagaaaaaaaatgctaaagaaaattattttctcgtGTTTGGTTTCAACAtggaaaataggaaagaaaataaaatataattaaaattagatagaaatgtatacatttttaaattatttaatctttacatataagaggaaaaataagtgaaatgaatatgaaataggatataaaataatttattgattttaaatctttttttttttccttcaccttttcttttctactacttttcctctctattttttttccttcgcattttccctcatattttccaggaaccaaacatagccttatcATGTTTTCTAGATAAATACTTGATAGgtaattctcctaaaaacactttcaaataaaacattttcactaaaaaatacttttcaaatagaaatactACGCactctaaatataaaaagttatgATAAACGTATTAATTCATAGCTCATTTTGAACAACTAGAAAATCTTTTCCCACTTATGTAATGGGACATTAAGATCTTGTCTTTGAACATGCATTTAAtagtatatataattatataaaatgatcAATATTTTAGAAGTTATATCTTGTCTCTTTGATCTAGGAATTGATATTAGTGTAtgcatatgagtttcatcttgAACATTCAATTGTCTTTATTGAGCTTTTCCACAAGAGCGGTAACCGTATCTGTTGTCAATGGCTTCACATAGCAATCATCAAGGCCTGATGCCATGAACATCTGCTTCTCTACCTCAAGATCTCGCGCTGTAACTCCTACGATCATGCTTTGGACTCCCATAGCTCGTAGCTCTTTTGTTGCCTATCACAATGTAGTAATTCAAGAACCATTAAGGATTTGAAATGGAATGATGCAAGTAATAAAACTAGTCTGTctttttggtaaaaatgcaaAATTGGATTTACCTTTTAAATATATcacatatttttatgaaataaacctcttaaatttataaaaatgcataaaatttttcaagctATATACTTCAAATCCAAACTAAGGACCAAAtatgaaaccattaatgggcaATTACAACAATAGAAAATTCTTTTGAAGTATTATTTTGTAGAGACGTGGAGTTTGTTTTGTTCCATTATTTGagaatgttttctatttttagaggaaaggaaaaaaaaattgtttgctgGATGGTTCTAGGAGAATAACTTACAAACAAGCATAttaaagaaaaagcaaaaaagaaacaaaaacaattccaTGAAAACAtggtttaaaaaatagttatgttTCGTTCCCataaagtttgaaggaaaatgcaagggaaagaaaatagagagaaaaaatagaaagaaaaaaaatatatttaaattcaataagttatttttatactatttcaaactttttttcacttatttaattcgcctatataaaaattaaataatttaaaaatgtacaagtttcttaataattttaattatatttaacttttttgcatttttcatagtaaacctaaatatgagaaaatcattttctttaatatgttttttctttccctaatactctctggaagccaaacaatGCCTAACTTATCTTAACAAGAAAGTTGAAGTGTATTGAAGGAGGTACCTTAGGTCCATCCATGATTGGCATTTCTAAATCCATGAGAATAAGATCAAAAGACGCCCCTGAGCGGTAAAGATCAACAGCCTCTTTACCATTTTCGACAGCCTGAGTTTCTAGTCCAACTTTAGTTAGAAGCACTTTGTGGATTCTCCGAGTTAGAGGGTCATCATCAACAATGAGAGTAGAAATTTTCGAGCTAGAGGAAccttttcctctcattttctttcctagTATTTCTTTCCTGCATGGACATAGAAAATCTCATTTTAGCTAATTAGTTCTAATAAAACTCataatatgttttgaaaaagaTGAGAGAAATGTTAGCTCCAAAACATATGGATTAAGGTTGTATTAAGCCTTTCTTTCTCAATGATTAGAGGTTGGATTTCAGGTACACATTATTTAATGCTTCATTTTAAGCTATGGTTTGGACAATGTAACTCCATggataaacaaacaaaaaatgactTTGTTTTAGAAATCATGAATATGTTCCGAACTTGTTTTGTACAAAATATGGAAACAACCTAGGTGATAATATGTCCACTAATATATTTGTATTGAATCCTTTAATAatgtttaaataataataataataataataataataatgatattaaattaatcaataacAGCCTCACAATTCATCtattatgaaataaagaaataaaatttgaattggaGGGAGGGGTGGGGCGGGGGCATGTGCCCCTCCTGGACCTTATCTCGCTCCACCAATGGtataacaaaaagtaaaaacactAATAGTTACCTTGAAGTTATTAACTAAGGTAATACTAACAATCTTAAATAAATTACCCAATCTTAAATAAAGAGTTTGGATGGAAAGTGCTCCTTGACATGCAATCAAGAAAGCACCTCAATCATAAGAGGCATGGTTTCCTACCTAGTCTTGAGATCGTGCACTTATAAGACAATGACAAGGAAAAGTAACAAAGGCCTATGAAATAAAATCcaatgatagatgtttttctctttttagtaAATACACTTAGATGTGAGGAAATCCCTAATATCTTGCTTTTGCAAAGATCTATAATGATATTATCTCAAGATTTGGATATGAGATTACGATCTCAAGATATATATAATCCAATTATGTGGATTCAATAATATATCTTTAGAAAGATCTTACCATTTACCCATACAAAGAGTGAAAACCAAGTGAAACTCAAGGTTTAATGTGGCTTAAGCAAGCTAGGTTCAAGTCAGGAAGGTGTATCCTTTTCAATCATTTTAGGCTAAACTTAAGCTAACCTTGTTAGCCTAGCTTGATTTTAGACCATTAATAGCCATTTTTTCAACTATGTGCTTTGGTTaggatattataaataaataaataaatataaatataaataaatgaataaataataaaaataaaataaaaataaaaaagagaaaatagtgaAGATAGAATGAATGCATGTACTAAAAGAGATATAAAAGAGATGGAAACCAAGTAAAGCCCAAGCCTAAGTGACTTAGGTAGGGTTGGCCACATCCTTAAAAGGGGTATACTCACTAAGGCTTTAAATCTAGTTTGGTTAGCTAGGTATGTAAACAACCTAGGTTGGTTGAGCCAACCTAGGAGACATGAGCTATTTTATCTTGGGTTTAGGCTAGGCCCAGCCCAACTCATCCCCAAATTCGAGCCTTGAAAGATAGCACATGTTTGTTACTTCACCAAGTGTTTAATCTCTTCTTCAGATAAATACTTACCTCATATAGTCTCTATCTCATCTCTATCTTATAGAATTCTCTTCTAAAAGCTTTCCTAAAATATTTCCTTAGTAAGGAAACCTATTTTTacaaagaaatattaatatgcaAATGCCACCATATTATTCTTTCATTTCTCTATGATAATTGCTCTTACCATACTTATGTCTATTTTACATACGTCTCCACCGCTTAACACAACTTCTTTAATATGTCATTATTAAGTTAATCAATCGATAAACTCCACCTAAACACTTTTCTAAACTACATCAAACTTTAAGTCTTAATAAAGGAAATATAAAGTTCACCAAATGTTTCCAATCATAAATTTGTGGTACTCAACTATCCTAAGCTTTCACAGTTAATTTTACCTTTTAAGCTCTAGTAAATTTGATTTGCAATTAATTATGAACTCATCAAGTACATGCTCTATATATTACATGTTGAGTAGAGAACAACTAACTCCACTTTTATTTTGACATTCCTTTCACAATCCtcttatatattatcttttgtACAATCTTTAAGTTCTAGTTACATAATCCAAATCTCATTATGGCTTTAGGATTGGATAAATTGATTAATCTCCCTCTATGTGAATAGGTTCATGGGTTCATTTTATAATTGGaactatgtttttatttatttttatttcaaattggTCAAGGGCATATACAATAGTACTTGAATTCTCTATGTAGATGCCACATGGTTCTCATTCATCAACTTTCCGAAAAAGTCCTTTGTGTGCACCTTCCTTCAGGTttggttctctctctctctctctttctcaagaGATGTGTATGTGTATGTGTGTACCAAAATTGGCTTGTGTGCACCTtccccctctctttctctctaaagAGATGTGTATGTATATACCAAAATTGGCCTTGCATTCATACTATGTCAACAAATTCTAGAGTATTTCAATGTGATTACCACCCATAATCAACATGTTAGAGCTAACCCAGTACAAccaatctttttaaaattttctcaaatttttcattttatttgacaAGGCTTTCTCTCATTCGTAGATCCATCCCCTCCTCCCCCGACCcacccacacacacacacacacttgcACACTTTAAAGGTGTGCGCAAATGTCCAACTCCATTTGATCAATTCCAGGTTTGAGTCCTGTTAGGAGGATAGGGATATCATTTGTCccaaataaatttctttaaatttcatatttattaagaaGCAATCCTACCAATTTTCAAGATATATAGATGTCATTTTcttagtacaaaaaaaaaaggtcgaAGAAGATTcacaaaaaatgggaaaattgcTATAAGAGGTATTTAATACAAATCAACCGAGAATTTCCACCCACCTCCTAAGTAGATTTCCAACTACACCCTGAGAAGATTTGATGAGAGgatttttctaaagaaaagaAGCTTCTCAATGCTACTCTACCCAATTCTATTCACTTAACTCCTAAGCAGATTTTTCTGAGGGCAACTTCACTCACCTAACCACCTTGGGCAGATTTCACCTtctattgaaacaaaaaataagttagAACAATCTTTCTCGATCAAATTGAAATCAGTGTCCAACAACATGATTCCAGATTTCTCCAAAGAGGTTATCATCCCAATATTGTCATGTTTAACTAACAAAGTTAGGGCAATATTTAGAGGGTGTAATGCCTCATTTTACAGCTAATTATGGGGCTTCTCTTGCCCTTTTAGAAGCTCtttgttcatttcttttctagGGTTTagattatttcatcttttctcatattttagTTTGGATAAGTGTAGATCtacattttcttttgatataattttgttttggatgTTTTTCCTTACCTTTGCTCTCCATTTGTCAGTATTCTTTTCTACATCTACCTTACATATTTTGATTGTTGACCTCCATTTATGAAGGCATTTATATGTTCAACGGAGTGAACTCTTTAAAAGGGTAAACTTCCATGGTAGCTTTGTACCAAAATCTTTAGGTTTAATGTATGAAAATTACGCTTTGGGTTTGCATATTTGTGGTTGTATCTTCTTAGATATAAAATGCTTGTGAAACACTTCTAGTTCTTAGATTTTTTATGTTCTCACTTGTATTTGCCTCCAATTGATTCTTTTTAATCTAGGATTTAATATGGTATTTTATCTTCCTTATTGCCTAATTTTAGATTATGAAATGCTTGTAGACATTTAATGTCATGACTTGATTTCATATATTTAGAATTTGAGTTGGAGATTTAAAGTTTGTATATCcatttgttataaaaaacaagacattatgtgtgtgtatgtgtgtgtctatatatatatatatcatgtttgTGAAAATGactaattagttttaaatctaTATCTTGAACCCTTACTCTTACTATAGTGTTTGGGTTATGTAAATTATTAAGCATGAAAGATTATGggataaaatttaaagaagatGCCTACTCCCTAGCATATTTTACATTgttcttatatataaaaattttcaatcatctcacttttcccttatttttagCAAATCTTTCATACCTTCTACCTCACAAAAACCCACTTTGCCCCTTAATTCATCTCTTAATTAATGCTCTACATCCATCTTCACATTTTTCCATATCACCTCTCAACTAGCCCTAAGCTCCTTCATTTCTCTTTGGTATTCAATACTTGATACTTATTGGGATACtacaaatttaaattctttGCATTTGGTGCTCAACAAAGCACTATCAATAGAAAAAATGCAAGCATTGTGTTTGCCCCTTGCATTGAATTTGCTTCCTTGGTTCTTCGAGAATCTTGGTCATGACTTTAAATGCATTTCATAGTTTCTCAAAATTCTCTATCTTAGCTTTTGATACCAATTTCTTGAGGTAGCAAAAGCTTGGACATCAATTTGTTGTGCCATTAAAAAGTCTAAACCCATATGTTGTGCAAAATAATATGTAGTTCAAGATTAAAACAATCCATACGCCTAAAGATACATAAGTTTGTGTTATTTGGAAGTCATGCCTAAAcccataaataaaaaagaaccaaTCCACAATTTTAGATGATTAATAATATAGATACAAGACCTAAgtcctaaaatattttcaagtctCCTATGCTCCTAGTATCCTTCACCTTAAACCTAAGCCTTAAAGCATTTTATGTTTCCTTACTCTTAGTATCTATATCTTTAACCTAAGTTTCCAAATAGCTCATGCTTCCCTTTCCGTTGGGGTCTCCTATCTCTTCCTTTTATCTTTAAGTATCTAATCAAACTTATCTCCATCTCATAAAACCTCCCTTTCAAAAACTAgctataatatttataatatatttataaaaaaaaaattcatattcaatAACTTTATTTCCACAAAGAAATTCACATAAAATTTGTAgtcaaaataaattaggaatttgaggtgCTTTCTCATTCTCTACAAGCTCATATTCATTTCATAAAGTTATCTCTCtcataacctaaaatatttataagatattCCTAAAAATTTTCCTATTCAATAGATAAACTTTATTTCCATAAAGAAAtatcaatcaataaaatatttcatatgttATCCTCTATAAAAGTTCTCATGAAATTTGCAATCAAACCTAATTAGGAATTTAAGTCATTTCCAAATGAAGAATTAATTTGTCTTTAATTCTACCTTCTAGACACTTCATTTCTTGTTTAGGTAAATTTCACTCACCTCGTCTAAGGTTTGGGCTAAACACAATTAATCACCACGAATTTGAAATTTCGATGAGATACttgacaaattttcaaattaatggtGGCCAAGCTAAACCTTAAAggagatgaatgaaattaaccctttttTATTGTCTAATATTAAGTTATAAGCATCCTTCCTTTCTATGGGTTTacgtgtgtttttttttttttaaaaaaaaaggtaatataaAGTATTGTGAATacatttacaaatattttaggaCATGATGGGGAAAAAGTTATGGTCGGGATGGAGATGAAATTGCGATGCCTATACCTAGCAGGTAGAGATgtgaaggaaaaaatggaaacacctaaaataatgaggACTCATTGTTCATGGTGTATATGCTAAGAGTAGGAAAACAAATGATTGTTTTAGGGCTTGAAATTGCCTCTATTTTATCATTCCTCTATTTATGTGTAGtgaattaattatttcttatatggGAATGTAGCCATAGTTGGTTACACCATGCTAAAAACTCATGTACCTTTAAGTGTGTATTTATTTTGACTTGTTATTGCATTAATATGTAGATTGAAGCTTCCATTAGCACAAAAAAATAGTCTTAGAATTGTCACTTGCACAACAAAAGATATTAGAGAGACAATGAAAAAATCTTAAGAATCAAGGTGAAGATACTTTAGAGAAGTAAGGAAAATATTCAAGGTTGATTGAACATAAAAATGATATAGAATATTTGGATTACACAAGTGgattacaaaaggaattttggtTAAAAGTAGAGCCAATTGTCCTCTCATTGGAATGTGATACATAgagcatgcatatatatatatattgttttatccAAGCTAAGTATAGTCTCTCCTTGACACTCATGAGATCTTGAAAGGTGGAAACAATGAAGTGGCTTAACAAATTTGAATCTATGGAGATATACTAGAAGGAAAATATGGAGGAACCAAGGTGCATGAGAAACCTAGGCGCATGAGTGGATGGAAATAT
Coding sequences:
- the LOC117913263 gene encoding two-component response regulator 24-like, whose protein sequence is MRGKGSSSSKISTLIVDDDPLTRRIHKVLLTKVGLETQAVENGKEAVDLYRSGASFDLILMDLEMPIMDGPKATKELRAMGVQSMIVGVTARDLEVEKQMFMASGLDDCYVKPLTTDTVTALVEKLNKDN